One region of Olleya sp. Hel_I_94 genomic DNA includes:
- a CDS encoding DUF6787 family protein, whose product MEKFKKRWEIQQNWQLLFPVLGFLALAYSSYKLANKMIDNNIFLVITSTIITTSVLLKFVLFLFKKLENKWEVTYKWEMIRIFIVFAVTGSSSLFVGRPIIYWLGITKENLNIVVYWILYIIIGLIFYQIMLVFFGWLSGQHKFFWEFEKKMIRRFGLGKFVD is encoded by the coding sequence ATGGAAAAATTTAAAAAACGTTGGGAAATCCAACAAAATTGGCAACTATTATTTCCTGTATTAGGATTTTTAGCACTAGCATATTCTAGCTATAAGCTTGCTAATAAAATGATTGACAACAACATATTCTTAGTTATTACTTCTACTATAATAACCACTTCAGTATTATTAAAGTTTGTATTATTTCTGTTTAAAAAACTAGAAAACAAGTGGGAAGTCACTTATAAATGGGAAATGATACGCATATTTATAGTATTTGCGGTTACTGGTAGTTCTTCTTTATTTGTAGGAAGACCAATAATATATTGGTTAGGAATTACTAAAGAAAACTTAAATATTGTGGTCTATTGGATTTTATATATTATCATTGGGCTAATTTTCTATCAAATAATGTTAGTCTTTTTTGGGTGGCTGTCAGGGCAGCACAAATTCTTTTGGGAATTTGAAAAAAAGATGATAAGACGTTTTGGTTTAGGTAAATTCGTAGATTAA